In Juglans microcarpa x Juglans regia isolate MS1-56 chromosome 1S, Jm3101_v1.0, whole genome shotgun sequence, the genomic stretch ACCTCCACCCTCCCCGTGGCCACCGtggtggtcggggaccacctcAGGGCCAACAGAAGCCGACACTGCCGTGCACGGGAGCTCCCATCCCCCTGCCGAACAGTGCTGCTTGGACTGCCAGGGCTTCTGCCGGCCCTGAGGTGGTCCTCGACCACCATGGCGGCCACGGGGAGGGCGGAGgcagagagggaaaggggggaGGGGAGGGAAGACGCataggaggaaaaaaaaaaaaaaagaagaaagaagagacgTGGCAAGTGTGCCATATCAGCGTGTGGGATCCCTTTGTGTctatagtattttcctttattaaAGCAGgcaaaaggcatagcccaagcgCACAAATACTATGCAAGAGGAACACATGattaaaaataggaaaagaggcaagaaaatcatggaaactCCATCCATTACACTCTATAGAAGCCTACCAAAAGGAACAAAGAATTAAAAAGGAAGGTTTAAGCTCCCTGGGTATCCAAATACACTATGCTAGACAAACACGGACCATCTTgttctttaaattctgaatttcTATTGTAATAAAATCCAGATATAGGAGCCAAAGTATCTCTGTTTTATCAAAGAGCCTGCACtttacctatttttttcttggataCTGTGGAGCACTTGCAGCAATCAATATCGGATACTCAAATCTCtgttttatcctttttttggttgccagaaaaaaaaaagaatatagtgttgattaataatttcatataatttgaaATGGATTTTATGAGGATGCCTCAATCCTCATCGCTACTGTGAGAAGATCAGGTTCATCATTTGACGACTAACATTGCACTATTTGCTTAAAAGGTGATATTTATGAGAAGCTTTTGCTTAACTCATTTTCAGagttagaaatgatatttgcagtcatagagtGCGCAAGCGTCGCAcgctctttttgaaaaaagtgagtaaatatgagatccacatgaaaaaattaattttttaataattgacatctctttttttaaaatgagtgcatGGCACTTCCACCACCCATGAcggtatagcattactcttttcaaAGTTGCTATGCTTATTTTGCACTTTATTGAAAATGCTAAGctgtattttttaatcttcGTTTCTTACTCCACAGATCGTTTTGCTGCTTCGGCTTGTTCCCTTGCTGCCATTTAGCATGTTGAATTACCTCCTATCTGTGACCCCTGTTCCAATAGGAGAATACTTGCTGGCTTCCTGGTTAGGAATGATGGTATCTTCCTGGCTTTCTCTTCGATTGTTCTCATGCCCAAATGCCATCCTCATATTAATCAACTAAGTGATAATATGCAAGTTTCCTGTTTCTCAGATAGATATTTTTGTATGCTTTGTTTACATGTCCTGATATTGAAGAGTATAATTGAGTTTTAAGTGGTTTTTTGATGTTTTCCCTATGGTTTCTGTTACAGCCAATAACCCTTACATTAGTTTATGTTGGAACAACTCTCAAGGATCTTTCTGATGTGACACATGGATGGAGTGAGTTTTCAAAGACCCGTTGGGTAAGAATCTTGCTCTCTTTTTCTCTGGTTAGGCGTCTTTGTTTTTCCTTggtttttcaaatcataaagcCCATCACATGGTTGCTGAAACTAGAATATGGACCATTTGATGCCCCACTGCCAACTTGGAGGTATATTTTCATAATGAGCTTTGAAAGGTATTGGAGGGCAGAGTCTTTAAAACCTAGATTCGGTTTAGGGCCCTATGGTGTATTTCTCTCCTTTTTAAGCTTAATTCACTCTTTACTCTATGGGTGCAGGCATTTATCATATTGGGACTTGCAGTATCTGGTAAGTTGCAATCATTAAGACGCATGCATTTTGCACTTGCCTTCTTACTTGCAATATGTATACGAAAAGGCCTCACCTTCACGCTTGTGAAATTAGTACATATaacaatttgaaataaaatcatcttgTTTTTCTAGTGAGAAGTACGAGCTGGTATACATGACAATTGACAGGAGGACTAACTCATTTTATGGAGCCTCCCcatttctgtttttctttttctatttctagcaCCAATTTTGAATCTTTCTAATATTTAGTCATACTTTTGGCATGTCTGCAGTGGTTCTGATTATTTGTGTCACTAAAGTTGCCAAGGCTGCTTTGGAAAAAGCTTTGGCTGAAAATGAGGACATCGATGGCATTTTAGCATCGCCTCAGCTACCCATTGCAGATGAACTGCCTGTGGATCTCAGCCAGCCTCTCATAATCAAGATAGATCCTTCCAGAGACGATCATGAAAACTAATAAATGATCTATGTAAATTCTACCCGAGGCCTTGCCAGGTTTAATATCTTCGGCATTTGATTCCTGTGGCCGCTGTCTTCATCTGTACAGTCCCTTAATTTAGCACTTTAGTTTTGCACAGAGATGGCTGATTCTAGAAAGATTACAAGTGTAGCTCgtgaaacaaaaaacaaaaagcagaaaaaaagaactgaaataaaaattaaagtacgagtaaattttcatgttttccTCAATGATGTAAtttgccctctctctctctctctaagatgAAAAAACAACATGATAGTCGTCAATCAGAGAGGATAGACATGGTTCTTGATGGATTCCGGGCCatgcgcccccccccccccccccctccccccccacaATCTGGCTGTCACAATAGTAAGCACAAACTTGAATCTGCAGCTTAAAATTTACAGCAAGCTTCTGTGTTATATCGTCACATTATTCTAGATCAAGTTTTAGCACTATGAGATACTCActtccttaaattatttttttcctcggCCGTTTGTGAAATCATTTGCCACCTATTATTAGGGAGTCTTCTGCTATGAAAACTTATATaatttcaatcatattaatCAATACGacaagttttaattaattttataagtcaATCACTTATTAGATAGAAAGTCACTTAAAATATGATATGCCATCAATATATTGTGGGATTAACAAAGTTCAGTATGGAGAATATTATTTCTCCTCACTTTCGTGAATTTTCTACCATTCATGGAATTATCTTTGCTGACCAAAATGGATTAAATATACTGTTTGGAAATGAGCCAAAAGCTGATATGCAATCGTGTAGGAGGATTGCAGAGTTGACAAGTTGAAAATTTAACATTTGAACTGTAGAGTCTTATTGTATGCATTTTAGTGGAGTGATACTTTCGACAATGAA encodes the following:
- the LOC121246795 gene encoding TVP38/TMEM64 family membrane protein slr0305; this translates as MAFTLGSALRITLLLLIVAAVVTACLTLPVDKILKDFLLWVEQDLGPWGPVVLAVAYIPLTVLAVPASVLTLGGGYLFGLPVGFVADSIGATVGAGAAFLLGRTIGKSFVVSKLKDYPQFQSVAIAIRRSGFKIVLLLRLVPLLPFSMLNYLLSVTPVPIGEYLLASWLGMMPITLTLVYVGTTLKDLSDVTHGWSEFSKTRWAFIILGLAVSVVLIICVTKVAKAALEKALAENEDIDGILASPQLPIADELPVDLSQPLIIKIDPSRDDHEN